A DNA window from Camelina sativa cultivar DH55 chromosome 17, Cs, whole genome shotgun sequence contains the following coding sequences:
- the LOC104756235 gene encoding uncharacterized protein LOC104756235 isoform X2 produces MGVGDPFPLPPDKYRREVDIPPDIASTSAVINARLSDAPILLFVYFHKAFRAELAELHCLAGGPVRSGSDLAVELRSKFEFLKLVYKYHSAAEDEVIFSALDTRVKNIVFNYSLEHDATEDLFTSIFHWLNVLEEERGDSTSDVLREVVLCIGTIQSSICQHMLKEERQASLVWQFICSVPVMVLEEVFPWMTSLLSPKEKSEVVNCMKEIVPKEVSLQLVINSWLIDDDSQSSLVDLTKIMKGVQSVEVSENMNNLAHTSSSSGMFQRFWQWSKMSFSSPNTGNTLIHGVQLWHNAIRRDLVDIQKGLSYLKFPSLSLDLNVLVVRLNFLADVLIFYGNAFKKFFYPVFQDMVDQQHSSTSKQFTIDGHVENFKKSLNLETTKGSDNFVITLQEKLESLILTVAKQFSLEETEVFPIISKNCNIEMQRQLLYRSLHVLPLGLLKCVIMWFSAQLPEDDCQSIIHFLSSEDPFPNKPFAQLLLQWFRFGYSGKTPVESFWNELSFMFKPRCSSEEEHNEEASGSFGQQSQHQLCKGSDPYLLKNKSSFCFQSMDPPAGYMNETPYSSAMNQQVLIQGKLKPLQHLPDIFGDKNIGEQLTMMDLKPIDLIFLFHKAMKKDLDYLVCGSARLATDSSFLGEFHQRFHLIKFLYQIHSDAEDEIAFPALEAKGKLQNISQSYSIDHELEVEHLNKVSFLLNEMAELKMVVLERGNVKYEKLCMSLQDICKSIHKLLSEHLHREETELWCLFRSCFTIEEQEKIIACMLGRISGEILQDMIPWLMESLIPDEQHAVMSLWRQATRKTMFGEWLTEWYSCNVTGEETGVINKSPSEDSDPLEVVWNYLFEGAADEDRSICNKPREFVETDSKGIMNKPLGKVAPINKVEFGNKEKNHREISESKKVCLGADQTKYREQTESNCEFRNSAQAFQMSQKSSGQDSKYECLLSMSQEDVEATIRRISRDSSLDPQKKSYIIQNLLMSRWIATQRIYNLEPSILASNREAVPGQHPSYRDSHKLILGCKHYKRNCKLLAPCCNQLLTCIRCHDEEVDHLLDRKQITKMMCMKCLIIQPVGASCSNTSCNSSMGKYYCKICKLFDDDREIYHCPYCNLCRLGKGLSIDYFHCMKCNACMSRTLVEHVCREKCLEDNCPICHEYIFTSNSPVKALPCGHVMHSTCFQEYTCSHYTCPICSKSLGDMQVYFRMLDALLAEQKMPDEYLNQTQVILCNDCGRKGNAPYHWLYHKCSSCASYNTRLF; encoded by the exons ATGGGAGTCGGAGATCCTTTTCCACTTCCGCCGGACAAGTACCGTCGGGAGGTTGATATACCGCCGGATATTGCGTCCACTTCGGCGGTGATTAATGCTCGTTTGTCCGATGCTCCGATTCTTCTGTTTGTTTACTTCCACAAGGCTTTCCGTGCAGAGTTAGCGGAGCTCCATTGTCTGGCCGGTGGTCCGGTCCGGTCCGGTTCCGATCTGGCGGTGGAGCTCCGTTCTAAGTTTGAGTTTCTGAAGCTTGTTTATAAGTATCACTCCGCAGCTGAAGATGAG GTTATCTTTTCAGCACTAGACACACGTGTGAAGAacattgtttttaattactCGCTTGAACATGATGCCACAGAGGATCTTTTCACTTCTATTTTTCACTGGCTAAatgttcttgaagaagaaagaggagacaGTACTTCCGATGTGCTTCGCGAAGTTGTATTATGCATTGGCACCATTCAATCATCCATATGCCAACATATGCTTAAAGAAGAGCGTCAG GCATCACTAGTGTGGCAATTCATTTGTAGTGTTCCGGTGATGGTTCTGGAAGAAGTTTTCCCATGGATGACGTCTTTACTCTCTCCCAAGGAGAAATCTGAAGTTGTGAATTGCATGAAAGAAATTGTCCCGAAGGAGGTCTCCTTGCAACTG GTTATAAACTCTTGGCTGATTGATGATGATAGTCAATCTTCTTTGGTGGATCTTACAAAGATCATGAAAGGAGTGCAATCTGTAGAAGTGTCTGAAAATATGAATAACTTAGCTCACACAAGTTCATCAAGTGGGATGTTTCAACGTTTCTGGCAGTGGAGTAAAATGTCCTTTTCTAGTCCAAACACAGGAAACACTCTGATTCATGGTGTTCAGCTTTGGCATAATGCAATTAGAAGAGATTTGGTAGACATTCAAAAAGGATTAAGCTACTTGAAATTTCCAAGCCTTTCGTTGGATCTCAATGTGCTAGTGGTTCGGCTAAACTTCCTTGCTGATGTCCTTATCTTTTATGG CAATGCATTTAAGAAGTTCTTTTACCCAGTGTTTCAAGATATGGTGGATCAACAACACTCTTCCACTTCCAAACAATTCACCATTGATGGTCATGTGGAAAACTTCAAGAAGtctctaaaccttgaaactACAAAAGGGAGTGACAATTTTGTGATAACGCTTCAGGAGAAACTGGAATCCCTTATATTGACAGTAGCTAAACAGTTCTCTTTAGAGGAAACAGAG GTATTCCCTATTATCAGCAAGAACTGCAACATTGAAATGCAGAGGCAGCTCCTATACAGAAGCCTACACGTCCTGCCTCTGGGATTGCTGAAATGTGTCATAATGTGGTTTTCTGCTCAGTTGCCAGAAGATGACTGTCAGTCAATCATTCACTTCTTAAGTTCTGAAGATCCTTTTCCCAATAAACCTTTTGCGCAGCTCTTGTTGCAATGGTTTCGTTTCGGTTATTCAGGCAAAACACCAGTTGAAAGTTTCTGGAATGAGTTATCCTTTATGTTCAAACCGAGATGTTCATCTGAAGAGGAACACAATGAAGAAGCTTCTGGATCTTTCGGCCAGCAATCACAGCACCAACTATGCAAAGGATCCGATCCTTATTTGCTTAAAAACAAGTCTTCATTCTGTTTCCAGTCAATGGATCCACCTGCTGGTTACATGAATGAGACACCTTACTCAAGTGCAATGAATCAGCAAGTACTTATCCAAGGAAAGCTCAAGCCTCTTCAACATCTTCCTGACATTTTTGGCGACAAGAATATTGGCGAGCAGTTAACTATGATGGACTTGAAACCTATCGATCtgattttcttatttcacaAGGCAATGAAGAAGGATCTAGACTATCTTGTATGTGGCTCAGCTCGACTGGCAACAGACAGCAGTTTCCTTGGGGAGTTTCATCAGCGGTTTCATCTTATAAAGTTCTTGTATCAGATACATTCAGATGCAGAGGATGAGATTGCATTCCCAGCCTTGGAGGCCAAGGGTAAACTACAAAACATTAGTCAGTCATACAGTATTGATCACGAACTAGAAGTTGAACACCTCAATAAAGTATCATTCCTTTTGAATGAGATGGCAGAATTGAAAATGGTTGTACTGGAACGTGGGAATGTCAAGTATGAGAAGTTGTGTATGAGCCTCCAGGATATATGCAAGTCCATTCATAAGCTATTGTCTGAGCATCTTCACCGTGAAGAAACTGAGCTTTGGTGTCTATTCAGAAGCTGTTTCACTATTGAAGAGCAAGAAAAGATCATAGCATGCATGCTTGGAAGAATAAGTGGAGAAATATTGCAAGATATGATTCCCTGGTTAATGGAATCTTTGATCCCTGATGAACAACATGCTGTGATGTCCTTGTGGCGTCAAGCAACAAGGAAGACTATGTTTGGTGAATGGCTAACGGAATGGTATAGTTGTAATGTTACAGGAGAAGAAACTGGGGTAATAAATAAGAGCCCATCTGAGGATTCAGATCCTCTAGAAGTTGTCTGGAACTATCTCTTTGAAGGAGCGGCTGATGAGGATAGGAGCATTTGCAACAAACCTCGGGAATTTGTAGAGACAGATTCAAAGGGTATCATGAATAAGCCACTTGGAAAGGTTGCTCCCATCAACAAGGTAGAATTTGGCAACAAAGAGAAGAATCATAGAGAAATCTCAGAAAGTAAAAAGGTGTGTTTAGGTGCTGACCAAACGAAGTACAGAGAACAAACTGAAAGCAACTGTGAGTTCAGAAACTCTGCTCAAGCTTTCCAAATGTCTCAGAAATCTTCTGGTCAAGACAGTAAATATGAGTGCCTATTATCAATGAGTCAAGAGGATGTGGAGGCTACAATTAGAAGAATATCTCGTGACTCTTCCTTGGATCCTCAGAAGAAATCATATATCATCCAGAACTTGTTAATGAG TCGTTGGATTGCCACACAGCGGATTTATAATCTTGAACCATCCATTCTCGCAAGCAATAGGGAAGCAGTTCCTGGTCAGCATCCATCTTATCGAGATTCTCACAAACTGATTCTTGGTTGCAAACACTACAAAAGGAATTGCAAGCTTCTTGCTCCTTGTTGCAACCAGCTCCTCACCTGTATACGATGCCATGATGAAGAGGTTGATCACTTATTGGATAG GAAACAAATTACAAAGATGATGTGCATGAAGTGCCTGATAATTCAGCCAGTAGGTGCGAGTTGCTCAAATACTTCATGTAATTCGTCAATGGGAAAATATTACTGCAAAATCTGCAAGCTATTTGACGATGATAG GGAAATCTATCATTGTCCCTACTGCAATCTCTGCAGGCTAGGAAAAGGACTAAGCATTGACTACTTCCATTGCATGAAATGCAATGCTTGTATGTCTCGAACCTTAGTAGAACATGTATGCAGAGAAAAGTGCTTAGAAGATAACTGTCCGATTTGCCATGAATACATATTTACCTCAAATTCTCCCGTAAAGGCTCTTCCATGCGGTCACGTGATGCATTCGACCTGCTTTCAG GAGTACACATGTTCGCATTACACATGCCCTATCTGCAGCAAATCACTAGGGGATATGCAG GTTTACTTTAGAATGTTAGACGCACTGCTCGCAGAACAGAAGATGCCAGATGAATACTTAAACCAAACACAG GTAATACTATGTAACGATTGTGGGAGAAAAGGAAATGCTCCTTACCATTGGCTCTATCACAAGTGCTCTTCTTGTGCCTCCTACAACACCAGACTTTTCTAG
- the LOC104756235 gene encoding uncharacterized protein LOC104756235 isoform X1, whose translation MGVGDPFPLPPDKYRREVDIPPDIASTSAVINARLSDAPILLFVYFHKAFRAELAELHCLAGGPVRSGSDLAVELRSKFEFLKLVYKYHSAAEDEVIFSALDTRVKNIVFNYSLEHDATEDLFTSIFHWLNVLEEERGDSTSDVLREVVLCIGTIQSSICQHMLKEERQVFPLLIENFSFEEQASLVWQFICSVPVMVLEEVFPWMTSLLSPKEKSEVVNCMKEIVPKEVSLQLVINSWLIDDDSQSSLVDLTKIMKGVQSVEVSENMNNLAHTSSSSGMFQRFWQWSKMSFSSPNTGNTLIHGVQLWHNAIRRDLVDIQKGLSYLKFPSLSLDLNVLVVRLNFLADVLIFYGNAFKKFFYPVFQDMVDQQHSSTSKQFTIDGHVENFKKSLNLETTKGSDNFVITLQEKLESLILTVAKQFSLEETEVFPIISKNCNIEMQRQLLYRSLHVLPLGLLKCVIMWFSAQLPEDDCQSIIHFLSSEDPFPNKPFAQLLLQWFRFGYSGKTPVESFWNELSFMFKPRCSSEEEHNEEASGSFGQQSQHQLCKGSDPYLLKNKSSFCFQSMDPPAGYMNETPYSSAMNQQVLIQGKLKPLQHLPDIFGDKNIGEQLTMMDLKPIDLIFLFHKAMKKDLDYLVCGSARLATDSSFLGEFHQRFHLIKFLYQIHSDAEDEIAFPALEAKGKLQNISQSYSIDHELEVEHLNKVSFLLNEMAELKMVVLERGNVKYEKLCMSLQDICKSIHKLLSEHLHREETELWCLFRSCFTIEEQEKIIACMLGRISGEILQDMIPWLMESLIPDEQHAVMSLWRQATRKTMFGEWLTEWYSCNVTGEETGVINKSPSEDSDPLEVVWNYLFEGAADEDRSICNKPREFVETDSKGIMNKPLGKVAPINKVEFGNKEKNHREISESKKVCLGADQTKYREQTESNCEFRNSAQAFQMSQKSSGQDSKYECLLSMSQEDVEATIRRISRDSSLDPQKKSYIIQNLLMSRWIATQRIYNLEPSILASNREAVPGQHPSYRDSHKLILGCKHYKRNCKLLAPCCNQLLTCIRCHDEEVDHLLDRKQITKMMCMKCLIIQPVGASCSNTSCNSSMGKYYCKICKLFDDDREIYHCPYCNLCRLGKGLSIDYFHCMKCNACMSRTLVEHVCREKCLEDNCPICHEYIFTSNSPVKALPCGHVMHSTCFQEYTCSHYTCPICSKSLGDMQVYFRMLDALLAEQKMPDEYLNQTQVILCNDCGRKGNAPYHWLYHKCSSCASYNTRLF comes from the exons ATGGGAGTCGGAGATCCTTTTCCACTTCCGCCGGACAAGTACCGTCGGGAGGTTGATATACCGCCGGATATTGCGTCCACTTCGGCGGTGATTAATGCTCGTTTGTCCGATGCTCCGATTCTTCTGTTTGTTTACTTCCACAAGGCTTTCCGTGCAGAGTTAGCGGAGCTCCATTGTCTGGCCGGTGGTCCGGTCCGGTCCGGTTCCGATCTGGCGGTGGAGCTCCGTTCTAAGTTTGAGTTTCTGAAGCTTGTTTATAAGTATCACTCCGCAGCTGAAGATGAG GTTATCTTTTCAGCACTAGACACACGTGTGAAGAacattgtttttaattactCGCTTGAACATGATGCCACAGAGGATCTTTTCACTTCTATTTTTCACTGGCTAAatgttcttgaagaagaaagaggagacaGTACTTCCGATGTGCTTCGCGAAGTTGTATTATGCATTGGCACCATTCAATCATCCATATGCCAACATATGCTTAAAGAAGAGCGTCAG GTGTTTCCTTTGTTGATTGAGAACTTCTCCTTTGAAGAACAGGCATCACTAGTGTGGCAATTCATTTGTAGTGTTCCGGTGATGGTTCTGGAAGAAGTTTTCCCATGGATGACGTCTTTACTCTCTCCCAAGGAGAAATCTGAAGTTGTGAATTGCATGAAAGAAATTGTCCCGAAGGAGGTCTCCTTGCAACTG GTTATAAACTCTTGGCTGATTGATGATGATAGTCAATCTTCTTTGGTGGATCTTACAAAGATCATGAAAGGAGTGCAATCTGTAGAAGTGTCTGAAAATATGAATAACTTAGCTCACACAAGTTCATCAAGTGGGATGTTTCAACGTTTCTGGCAGTGGAGTAAAATGTCCTTTTCTAGTCCAAACACAGGAAACACTCTGATTCATGGTGTTCAGCTTTGGCATAATGCAATTAGAAGAGATTTGGTAGACATTCAAAAAGGATTAAGCTACTTGAAATTTCCAAGCCTTTCGTTGGATCTCAATGTGCTAGTGGTTCGGCTAAACTTCCTTGCTGATGTCCTTATCTTTTATGG CAATGCATTTAAGAAGTTCTTTTACCCAGTGTTTCAAGATATGGTGGATCAACAACACTCTTCCACTTCCAAACAATTCACCATTGATGGTCATGTGGAAAACTTCAAGAAGtctctaaaccttgaaactACAAAAGGGAGTGACAATTTTGTGATAACGCTTCAGGAGAAACTGGAATCCCTTATATTGACAGTAGCTAAACAGTTCTCTTTAGAGGAAACAGAG GTATTCCCTATTATCAGCAAGAACTGCAACATTGAAATGCAGAGGCAGCTCCTATACAGAAGCCTACACGTCCTGCCTCTGGGATTGCTGAAATGTGTCATAATGTGGTTTTCTGCTCAGTTGCCAGAAGATGACTGTCAGTCAATCATTCACTTCTTAAGTTCTGAAGATCCTTTTCCCAATAAACCTTTTGCGCAGCTCTTGTTGCAATGGTTTCGTTTCGGTTATTCAGGCAAAACACCAGTTGAAAGTTTCTGGAATGAGTTATCCTTTATGTTCAAACCGAGATGTTCATCTGAAGAGGAACACAATGAAGAAGCTTCTGGATCTTTCGGCCAGCAATCACAGCACCAACTATGCAAAGGATCCGATCCTTATTTGCTTAAAAACAAGTCTTCATTCTGTTTCCAGTCAATGGATCCACCTGCTGGTTACATGAATGAGACACCTTACTCAAGTGCAATGAATCAGCAAGTACTTATCCAAGGAAAGCTCAAGCCTCTTCAACATCTTCCTGACATTTTTGGCGACAAGAATATTGGCGAGCAGTTAACTATGATGGACTTGAAACCTATCGATCtgattttcttatttcacaAGGCAATGAAGAAGGATCTAGACTATCTTGTATGTGGCTCAGCTCGACTGGCAACAGACAGCAGTTTCCTTGGGGAGTTTCATCAGCGGTTTCATCTTATAAAGTTCTTGTATCAGATACATTCAGATGCAGAGGATGAGATTGCATTCCCAGCCTTGGAGGCCAAGGGTAAACTACAAAACATTAGTCAGTCATACAGTATTGATCACGAACTAGAAGTTGAACACCTCAATAAAGTATCATTCCTTTTGAATGAGATGGCAGAATTGAAAATGGTTGTACTGGAACGTGGGAATGTCAAGTATGAGAAGTTGTGTATGAGCCTCCAGGATATATGCAAGTCCATTCATAAGCTATTGTCTGAGCATCTTCACCGTGAAGAAACTGAGCTTTGGTGTCTATTCAGAAGCTGTTTCACTATTGAAGAGCAAGAAAAGATCATAGCATGCATGCTTGGAAGAATAAGTGGAGAAATATTGCAAGATATGATTCCCTGGTTAATGGAATCTTTGATCCCTGATGAACAACATGCTGTGATGTCCTTGTGGCGTCAAGCAACAAGGAAGACTATGTTTGGTGAATGGCTAACGGAATGGTATAGTTGTAATGTTACAGGAGAAGAAACTGGGGTAATAAATAAGAGCCCATCTGAGGATTCAGATCCTCTAGAAGTTGTCTGGAACTATCTCTTTGAAGGAGCGGCTGATGAGGATAGGAGCATTTGCAACAAACCTCGGGAATTTGTAGAGACAGATTCAAAGGGTATCATGAATAAGCCACTTGGAAAGGTTGCTCCCATCAACAAGGTAGAATTTGGCAACAAAGAGAAGAATCATAGAGAAATCTCAGAAAGTAAAAAGGTGTGTTTAGGTGCTGACCAAACGAAGTACAGAGAACAAACTGAAAGCAACTGTGAGTTCAGAAACTCTGCTCAAGCTTTCCAAATGTCTCAGAAATCTTCTGGTCAAGACAGTAAATATGAGTGCCTATTATCAATGAGTCAAGAGGATGTGGAGGCTACAATTAGAAGAATATCTCGTGACTCTTCCTTGGATCCTCAGAAGAAATCATATATCATCCAGAACTTGTTAATGAG TCGTTGGATTGCCACACAGCGGATTTATAATCTTGAACCATCCATTCTCGCAAGCAATAGGGAAGCAGTTCCTGGTCAGCATCCATCTTATCGAGATTCTCACAAACTGATTCTTGGTTGCAAACACTACAAAAGGAATTGCAAGCTTCTTGCTCCTTGTTGCAACCAGCTCCTCACCTGTATACGATGCCATGATGAAGAGGTTGATCACTTATTGGATAG GAAACAAATTACAAAGATGATGTGCATGAAGTGCCTGATAATTCAGCCAGTAGGTGCGAGTTGCTCAAATACTTCATGTAATTCGTCAATGGGAAAATATTACTGCAAAATCTGCAAGCTATTTGACGATGATAG GGAAATCTATCATTGTCCCTACTGCAATCTCTGCAGGCTAGGAAAAGGACTAAGCATTGACTACTTCCATTGCATGAAATGCAATGCTTGTATGTCTCGAACCTTAGTAGAACATGTATGCAGAGAAAAGTGCTTAGAAGATAACTGTCCGATTTGCCATGAATACATATTTACCTCAAATTCTCCCGTAAAGGCTCTTCCATGCGGTCACGTGATGCATTCGACCTGCTTTCAG GAGTACACATGTTCGCATTACACATGCCCTATCTGCAGCAAATCACTAGGGGATATGCAG GTTTACTTTAGAATGTTAGACGCACTGCTCGCAGAACAGAAGATGCCAGATGAATACTTAAACCAAACACAG GTAATACTATGTAACGATTGTGGGAGAAAAGGAAATGCTCCTTACCATTGGCTCTATCACAAGTGCTCTTCTTGTGCCTCCTACAACACCAGACTTTTCTAG